From the Triticum urartu cultivar G1812 chromosome 4, Tu2.1, whole genome shotgun sequence genome, the window ttggacAATGTTTGTCCACATTTTTTCAATATTTTGCTAATTCGGGTGTAGTACACCCGAGAGTAGCCACTACTTTCCGTTCTGTTTTGCCCTTCCCTTACAACCACAGTAACAACAACCGAGCCGGCGACAAACGAGCTCGACGGATCTTCCTACTAGGCCCTCGATCACCGATCTCCTTAGAACCCATGCTGCTTTGCTCTGCCCTGCTGTGGTCCGAGGTCCGGCGGAAACATGTGGTCGTCGCCGGACCCGTGGTGCGCCACAAGCAAGCTGCCCAACCTGCCAAGGATTTTTCTTAGTCCTGGGTTTCGACGGTCTCAGGATGTATAACCAGAGGCATCAGTTCGATGCACATGGTGAAACCAAATCATGAACAGTAGGGTAAGCCTTTATTTGCTGGCCAAGGAAGAAACTGACTTTGTGGGCTGATGGAGCTAATGAGGGGGTCGCAAAGTCAGCTTCTCATCCACCTTTCCATCTTTTGCATCAACCCGACTACAGACAGAAAGCGGTAACGTTAGGACCTGTGCTACGTTATAAAGAAAAAAAAGACTACATCTTAGCACGGTAAATGAAGGACAAAGTGAACAATTCAACGAATAACCAAATCAAACTATATGAGAGAGCACTATGGTCAGTAGTTGTAGACTGAATGACAGAGACCAGACAGTTTCTGGTGATGATATACTAGCCCAGTTTTCGGCACACTTGGTTCAGGGTTGATGAGCAAACTCAACTGGTTTGGTTAGACATTAGTTAGGTGCTTATGGAAAAAGAAGTTTTTTCATTATCCATCTTTGAAAGCAAAAGAAGTTTTACCATTTCTTTTTGTTCGTCTGAACACGTAGGCCCTTATTAGGCTCTGAGTACCGTAGGAGTTAAGCTATCCAAAGAGAGAACCCAAGCCATTAGATTTCTAGCTTCACCTATCTCAAATATATATCACGGCATAGTCTCCATACTGAGATGGCTTTACCATCAATAAAGAAATAAACTGAAGCAACAGTATGGTCTAAGGCAATCAAGTGTAGCTCATACCTTCTTAGAAATGGCATTACTCAATGATTTCTCGAAGAGATGTACCTGAAATTTCATAACAGCACATACATTACAAAGTTAGCAGGTCTGTGTGTAGACATTTACATGAAGTAACACTACAGAAAAATCGGCATGCAGCCACTAGGATGCAACAATGGAGTAAAACACATACTGACCACTAGGATGCGGGTCTACCAGTCTCGACTATGACGCTTCAATCATTCAGAATTGGCTCCTGTTTGGTCGTTGGCTCTTCCTTGCCACAGCACTCTTAATCTGGTAGCCAATTTTGGATGCAGGCTCACTCAACTCACACCTCTTATGTTCTGCTCTGTTGTTCTGTTCCCCACACAATCAATCTGTATTTTTCCTTCAAAAAATTTCCAACTATATAATAACCTTTATACAaagatttttattttttttggaaACAACATGTAAACCAAGAGTAAGCAGAAATAGCATTAGCTGGGAAAGGTACAACTGGGATGCCCACCATGAACTAGCATAGCAGTCTCCACTAGTCCATTGACTAAATCTGCTCCAGGGGTTTTGCCCTTTACAACCACCGGCGACTGGGGATCTTCATGCTAGGCCCTCGATCGCCATCTGCTGAGAACCCGTGCTGCCGCCTGAGGTCTGGCCATCAAGCAGGGTCGCTGCTAAAGCGAGCGTACGATGAAAAGCAGGAAGCGATTTGTTGGGCTGATGGAGCTCATGAGGCAGAGTTGCAAAGTAATTAAAGCCTCTCATCCAACTTTCCAACTTCTGCATCGACCCAACTTCTGACGGTGAGCAGTAGCGTCACAGCAGGTGCTCTGTTACGGAAAAGCCTCTCAGCACAATAAACGAATGACAAAGCCTTCTCAGACAGTACCGTCTTAGAAATGGCATTACTCATTAACTTCTCTCAAGCAAACTTCTCATCCACCTTTCCTGCCGACTTCTACGCGGACCCAACTTCTGACGGAAAGTTGTAGCGTCAGAGTCGGTGCTCTGTTACAGGAAATCCTCTTAGTGGCCTAAACGAACAACAAAGTGAAGAATTCCAAAAAACAAAACAAGTGAAACCATACAGCTCATACCTTCTTAGAAACGCCATTACTCATTAGCTACTCTGAAAGCTGTACCTGAAATTTTACAACAGCATACAAAATACAGAATTAGAGGCTAGAAGAGTATACAAGTGCCCTGCTGAGTAGATAAAAAGCAAGCGGATTATTCAGGTGGAATGGCGGTAATTTCGATGAACTGAACAATACAGAGAATGGCTTCGATGCTTCAGAGGTTCAAGGTAACACGGGTAAAGCTACATTTACATGTACTTACCTGATTTATGTACAGAAAGATGCCACAGAAAAACCTCGCGTGCCAGATATGCACGGATGGATAAAATTCTACATTGTAGCTCAAACTTCAGATCTTTTGTTCACGAGGTAAACCAAGCCAGAAGAGAACTAAATTGACAGTCAGTTAAGAGGAGAAGCAAGGAGAATACCACTGATTTATAAGAATTGACAGATTCAAGGCTATAAGAATTCTACAAGGCTATAAGAATTGACAGATTCAAGGAAACCTGGCATGGTAGATTGAAACAAACATGGTTCAGAACTTTAAATAATCTGGTAACAAGGTAAACTAAACCCGAACAGACTATAGTTTACGGAACTAGGGATGTATGTGATGATAATGCCTGTACTGACCAGTTTCATGTGCAGATGTTAGATGCATACTGAGACCTTTTGAAGCTTGTATTGGCAACCCGGAAGCATACATGCTTGGATTCTAAGAGGCTAGCTAGAGGAATGTACAAGTCCAGGAAGTGCCCTGCAGAGTAGATAGAAAAAACAAGTGGGTTATTCAGCTGAAATGGCAGTAATTTGGATGTACTGAACGAAACAGAGAATAACTACTCTGATGCTTCACAGGTTACCTTTGGTCAGATTAAATTATGATCTTGGGGATTGTTCCTCTTAACTTGCGGCACTGCCTCTTTAGCTCCTCGTTGTCACACATATGGACCTCCAATACTTGCAGTGATCTTGGGAGGCCGCCCTTGGGCAGCGAATTCATTGCAGCACACGCGATGATCTCTAGTTCCTGCAGAGATCTTGGGAGGCCATCCTCGGGCAGCGACTTTAAGGCAGGGCAGTCCAGTAATATCAATTTTTGCAGAGAGCTTGGGAGGCCATCCTTGGGCAGAGAAGTCAGGGCAGGGCAGTGGTGGATGTTTAATTCTTTCAGAGAACTTGGGAGGCTGCCCTTAGGTAGTGACTTGATGGCAGGACATTCCGTGATGTTCAATGTTTGTAGAGAACTTTGTAGTCCGTCCATGGCTTGTAGCGAACTAGGGAGTCCGTCGTCCTTGAGCAACGACTTAAAGGCAAGGCAGCCATGGATGTACAATTGTTGCAGAGAACTCGGGAGTCTGTCCATAGGCAGCGACTCGAAGGCATCGCAATTCGAGATGTATAATTCTTGCAGAGAAGTCGGGAGGCCGTCCTCCGGCAACGACCGGATGGCTTGACAGACAACGAGCCGTAATGTCTTGAGGTTGGCAAGTCTATGTAGACCTGCTGGGAGGAATTGCAGCTTCTTGAAACAGGAAAATACGAGCGTGTGGATGGAGGTGAGGAGCTGAAGGGCCTCCTCTTGCTCGTGTGTGAAGCACTCGACATCTTGGCTCGAACCAAGTCGTAGGGtggtgagggagggagagaggaggcTACAGATATGCGCAGTATGGAGTCCTGCAACATCGTCTGTGCTTAGCTCAAGCTCTTGGTGTGCAGAGGAACAGGGGAGAAGAAGCCCCTTGTTAGAGGCGAATACGGGGTTTTCGTAGATGCAGATGTTTGTGAGGTGGCCTTGGGCGAGGAGAGGGACTATGCTATCCCACCTTATGCAACGGTTCAGCAGAAGAATATACTGATGACTGTCCCACACCGAGCCATTTTATCCCCTGACAACGCCCTATTGTTATTTGGGTGAGCTCTGGCATAAGAGAGAACAGTAGTGTCAATTCCTTGCCGCTGCCACCACATTGCTCGACACTTAACCTTTTGACAGGTAGCTGGCATCGTACATGGCCCACACTTTCAACCATGGATAATATATTACTTGAGTTACTTATCTGGAGGGATTCCAGAGATTTTAGCATTAGGAGGCGATCGAGCAGCAGAGGAGAGCAACTTTGCATCACCAATGTTTTCAGATAAGTTAGATTTGAGAAGACCAACCCATTAAAGAACACACTATCCTGGCCATATGTTCCCTGCACTTCAAGTGATGAAGTTGAGTCTTCTTTATAAACTAGCCGCTCAAGACCGGAGCCCACCCTATTTATCACAGCGGAGCACGGACCACAAGTCCAAGGGATTGGAGGCAATGACAGTAGCTTCGGGCAGTTGTGTATCCCGAGAGACTTTAGTCTAGGAAACCAAGATATGCTCTTCTCTTGCTGTCGCAGACCACAACTAAGATCTGGAAAGCACAGCTCGGTAAGTTCAGAGCAATCTTCAATGGTGAGTTCTTCCAAGTGATAGAACAAATGACAAGTATTGTTGTCCCCAACCCATTTTCTCAATCTTGGTATTTTAACCAATTCTAGCCTTTTCAAATTTTGAAATCCTTGGCCTAAGATACAGTCCTTGTACACTGCACCAAGATCATTGACCATCCACATCTCTCCTAAAGGTGGAAGGTTTCCCCAAGACAAATCATACAGATAAAGAGATTCCAGATTCTTTATGGAGAGGTTTACACCTAGCCATCTTGGACAATTAGTTCCTCCATGCCCTTTAATGTATAGGTGTTGAAGATTGCTATGTGGTACAAGGCGTTCAAGAACATTTTCTTCAAATGTAGGATCCCTGTTAGATCGCTGAACATACCATTCTAATATTAGCTCTTGCATGTGGCTTTTGTGTATCAGTCTTGATTTAGTTGCTTCTTCTTCTGATTGCACCTTTTCAAGATTGTAAATGCCAAGCAATCCTCCAATATTTTCCAGTTTCCCTAGTTGACTCAGTTCAAACATGTTGCTTTCTTGTCCCACTCTAAATGTCTTTAACTCATTGATGAATTTTAGTTTTCCCACCTCAAATATGTCAGAATGAAGTTCTTCTCGGGGCACAACAAAATGACCTAACTTTACAAGGGTGCTAATATGCCTTGTTGAACCAAAGCGGCCCCTCCATCCTTGTAGATCAATGACTTCCAAATGATATAATCTACACAGCACACCAGCTACACACAAGCCCTTGTCATCACCAAAACCAGCTAGCTTGAAGTAGCGAAGATGGACAAGTTTTGAAAAGTTAGGCAACACATCCTCCAGGTTATATGATGCATCAGACAAAAATACAGTACGAAGGGCTCTAGCTTCCCGAAACAAACCACAGAAAACCCTAGAAAAGGTTCCGTGGTATTGTCCAAACAACATTAAAGTGTGTAGGTTTTGAACTTCAAGCCTTTTTTCCAGCGCACACAAATCCCTCTTGTAGTTTTCAAAAGTCATGGTGTCCTTGACGTCTGCATCATCCACAATGATAGACAGATGCCGAACAAATGGGGGAATTTCTATGCACATCACATTGGAGCTTGATATGCTAAGACACTCATATGATGAGACCTTCGCAACCAACTCACGCAGTAGATCATGGATGGTGTAATAAGGACCGCCCAATCTCGATTCATTCTTTTTGAAAAAACCTTGATTAACCAAGTCAGTTAAGTAACACAATCCAACATCTTCGATTCTTCTCTTTTCATCATCTGAGTGTAAAATACCTAGGCCAATCCACAAATGAACCAACTCTTTTGCATGAAATTCATAATCTTCGGGAAACAATGCACAGAAGGAAAGACATTGAGGCGGCTGCAGATTACGCTGACCTGTTTGGTTGTGCACATGGTCAATTCCCAATTAAATATCTGGGAATACCGGTTCACTATCGGCGTCTCACCATTGCGGAGTGGAAGCATGTTGAGGAGCGTCTAGAGAAACGACTGAGCAGTTGGAAAGGCAAGTTGCTATCAGTTGGAGGACGGTTGGTTTTAATTAACTCTGTCCTCACAAATATGGTTCTCTATATGCTTTCTTTCTTCCAACTCCCAAAAGGGGTCCTCCAAAGATTGGACTATTTTAGATCCAGATTCTTTTGGCAGGGAGACGGTGAAAAGAAAAAATATAGGCTGGCAAAATGGAGTGTGGTTTGTAGGCCGAAAGACCAAGGTGGCCTTGGAATTCATGACCTGCAGGTCAACAATGAGGCCCTACTTAGTAAATGGTTGTTCAAACTTCTTACTGAGAATGGTGTTTGGCAAACCATATTGCGCAACAAGTACCTAGGCCAAAAGGCGGTGTCTCAGGCTTATTGGAAACCTGGTGACTCACACTTTTGGGCTGGCCTAATGGTGGCAAAGAAACATCTTTTTCGCTTTGGGTCTTTCGCGATAAAGGATGGGTCAGAGGTTCGTTTCTGGGAAGACATATGGCTAGGCAATGCCAGTCTCCGAGAGCAATACCCAGCCTTATACGCCATTGCTCGCAATAAGAGTAATACTATTTCGCAAGTGCTTAGTTCATCCCCACCGAATATTTCGTTCAGGCGGGATTTGATTGGCCCCCGACTTTTGTCATGGCATAATCTTTTATCCCGTCTGGATTCGATTAATCTGACACAAGGTCGGGATGTGTTTCACTGGAAACTCACAACATCAGGGTCTTACACAGTAGACTCGATGTACCGTGCGCTTATGCATTCCGAGGTGCCAGTGAATAATAACAAGAAAATCTGGAAGTCAAAGATTCCACTAAAAGTTAAAATCTTTATGTGGTATCTTCGTAGGGGAGTTGTACTAACCAAAGACAATCTTGCACGGCGCAACTGGCCAGGAAGTAAGAAGTGTTGCTTTTGTGCTCATGACGAGACAATCAAACACCTCTTTTTTCAATGCAAGTTTGCACGGTCTACATAGTCAGTCATCCAAATAGCGTCAATTTTGTATCCGCCAACGAGTATTGCCAATATATTTGGTCATTGGTTGGACGGAATTTCAAATAGTGTCAAAACGCTAATAAGGTTGAAGTATCTACTGTCATAGGTCAATGACCCGGTTCTACTTCTATCAtgttctaccttcgagtattaccccctggtatctcgaagATGTCTTGCCATTGCACCACATCTTACTAACTTTGTTGAGTAATGTCTTTCCTTGTCATAATCACTCTGCGGGTTCTGGGTTGTTGTCAACCGAGGACACCGACTAGTGGAGTTATTGCGCGCTACAAATCAAATACCCCTAGTATTTTCACTAGGATATTCCGAACTCAATTTGGTCATTCCTAGACTATCGGCCGCATCCTGGTCATGCTATCTTGACTGTGCTACCTCATCCTTCTCTGGTGCACGAATTCTTCAGTGTGTAAGTACGTCGGGCTTTCAACATCATGTTGCTTGTCTTGAAAGGCAACCTTGGTTCCGAGCTTGCATCTTATATATTGATCATATAACTTGCCACTTCGTCATTCCCTTGCTTGTTGCCGTTGTTGTTTGATTGCATCCTCTTGAAACCTCCCGGCAAATGTGTCGGATCACCTTCAACACTTTGACTTCTTTCGAGATGTCAACTTTGTTCAGGATGAGAAATACactccttgccctcgatgatttctATTATCATCGACAACACCCTTGACTTCCTTTCATCGCGAACTTGTCCACATTATGAATACAACTTGCTCTCCAGCTAGTGTTGTGTTCTGCCTTGAAGTATTACTGCCTTTTATGTCGAGAATGTTGTGAGGATTGCCCACCTCTTAGAAATTCTCGGTATgatgatacttctcaccatcaccattctccCTTGGTCCCCGTGTGTTTTTAACCAGGATACCAATATGCTAACGATGTTGTTTGAGTTCTgtacttctagcaaccctattgctttgaagttaacgATCGACAGTTTGTTCTTAgactgttggttattgaatcatcactCTAACATTGATCTTGCTGCCTAAGGTCATATTTTGGGCACACCTTTCAACTAATGATTGATGGTGTATGTTTTCCTGAGCATACAACATTATATCATTTGAATTGACAAGTGTCATCTTCTTGTTCACAttattgtggaaatccatcttttgaaaatctcaGTGAATTGTCGTggagttcatcagccacctcctcgtCCTCTCCTTGGTTAAATGATGAACCCATGattcggaacttgcttccatagttcatttcccgagaatcttgcaactccatctcgtcaatttgtgttgcaccttctcttctcaggcatcctgatgTCTGAGGTACCCTGACACCAATtggatctgaatctcggtcagatatgatggttgggacatatttccaagagttttAACATGGGTCTTTATGTGACCCGGTAAGGTGGTGTCATGCCTACCATACCTGGCCGGAGGCCCTATTATTATAATTTTTCTTTTAGCAATgctatccattcttccatgaggaaccattaagacttattctacaagctgttcctgatggatccttcgagtatccaaagtctgatctttacccagtgaccatgtcaatgctatctcgaagcatatCTGTGATACtctgattttcaacaagaacatttgatgcccaatgctaaatgtttctgctcagttatccaaacaccgctgtatgggtaaAGTCATGAAATTTTTCTCCCCTTACCTAAcgggttttctacattatatcctgacatggatatcatgctctgcttatCATTGGggaggatatacccctgaaatatctgataatcatattttcctttccattatttggtttaacctttctggTGATCATTTTGATCTAAGCAGTATTAAtatccctgcttatgtaaacacctcgttgtaccactctgtcagaaagaccctgttacttttgttgatgacattacggtaaccaccgatggacgagaactttgcctactggtccgcctcgttcaacgagcaggaaaatggttctattcgtccctcgcccttggtacctatgttgttgccgacatgaccgacagactatcctctgacatgccttgcttacacgATCGTGCAAGATATCACCgaccttcctacttttaaccacatggtgggcccataacccacagttccacaggatcgaaacctgactctcctgtacacccctgTTTCTAAAGTCATTCTTCACGCTTGGCTTCGTATGAAAGATCACGGGCCACcgtcctagtgatctattctggtaacAGGCGCAATATTCAATATCGTTGCTCTGGACCCCTTTCGCATGTTGTTTCAGACATCGAACGGTTACCTATCtgtttgaaacttctcatggtaccttcttactttactctcgatattttcttaattatctattcgagagttactttctaccaccttccccgatgttatcgACCAGGTAGTCAACCTTGTAGAGGTCCGCTCTCTCGGAATAACCAccctttattctttcgtaagAACGATGGAGATCCCGAAGAAAAGGACGACTTCActatgatgacctgaagcagagaaatgaagatgTCAATGTAGTGGATctacctcttcgagaagagcaaccaagaccgagaacactcgctagaatttcgtaaccagaaccTTCCCCCTTACCCCTCTCTTAAATCTCgagacgagatttcttgtagtagaggagaattgtgacgcccggataattaagctacagtaaacctctgctaatgatgccacgtcatcGCGGTTACTGTTGTTAGTCTCACGTTAGTTCAAACCGattcgaattcaaattcaaaatcaggcaaatagtaaaagttttcaaatattaaaactaaaatgttcaaagtgtggcaaataATCTCTGGTTAATTAtcatgttggaaccaacctcttTTGTGATTCAAAAGTGCCCCTGGAAATTTATTTAGTGGTCTGCCAACATTTAAAATTGGCCTTTCCAATTTCTAGAAATGATTAGACAACTCATTTTGGCCTCGAACATTTTGTGACTCGTAGAAATAATGTGCTTGTTTTATGAGGCAAGTCTCATATCTAACAAAACTGTTTACAGTTTAATTGAAAACAATAGCAAAGTTTTAAAtagaaaataaaatgaaaaagagAACCCCCCCTGGCCAACTGAGCCAACTGGCGCAGCTAGCCAACTGGCCGGCCCAGTCGGCCAGCCCACCCCGACCGGCCCATCTCTCCTCGCATAACCCCCCCACCACCCGCAAACCCTAGCCCGCTACACCCCACTCCCCCCGATCCACCTCTCCCTCTCATTCTCTCGTTTTGGATCGAGAGATCCCCCTCACCTCTGCCCGACGCCCCTCGTCTCTACCCCGGTGGCGCCGACGCCGTTCGACCCCG encodes:
- the LOC125554770 gene encoding putative disease resistance protein RGA3, coding for MFYFVENVTSAKDALEPGHHIVGIEVHTAAHAMMKPLAASVLTESQRSSAHSLRGIRLSMSTGDGGSSDIATDGPWCLHRPMKLLLPDLLRLVLLAEDVTHCEETLGAKLHGKDEEVEKLFAQKHKEVLEAHATDHAGKLKEAVFAAKAAEAAKNELEGKVKKLEADLEVHGKEIATLKADREKTLYDLAEMQNFISTKTQDLSKAHEAIADLMLKVRTHEKNLEESRAQEKILIKDLQNKKDLVASAASTYNSFQKGMKIKTERLVDATQKLTAQLSSMGLVGQRNLQPPQCLSFCALFPEDYEFHAKELVHLWIGLGILHSDDEKRRIEDVGLCYLTDLVNQGFFKKNESRLGGPYYTIHDLLRELVAKVSSYECLSISSSNVMCIEIPPFVRHLSIIVDDADVKDTMTFENYKRDLCALEKRLEVQNLHTLMLFGQYHGTFSRVFCGLFREARALRTVFLSDASYNLEDVLPNFSKLVHLRYFKLAGFGDDKGLCVAGVLCRLYHLEVIDLQGWRGRFGSTRHISTLVKLGHFVVPREELHSDIFEVGKLKFINELKTFRVGQESNMFELSQLGKLENIGGLLGIYNLEKVQSEEEATKSRLIHKSHMQELILEWYVQRSNRDPTFEENVLERLVPHSNLQHLYIKGHGGTNCPRWLGVNLSIKNLESLYLYDLSWGNLPPLGEMWMVNDLGAVYKDCILGQGFQNLKRLELVKIPRLRKWVGDNNTCHLFYHLEELTIEDCSELTELCFPDLSCGLRQQEKSISWFPRLKSLGIHNCPKLLSLPPIPWTCGPCSAVINRVGSGLERLVYKEDSTSSLEVQGTYGQDSVFFNGLVFSNLTYLKTLVMQSCSPLLLDRLLMLKSLESLQISNSSNILSMVESVGHVRCQLPVKRLSVEQCGGSGKELTLLFSLMPELTQITIGRCQGIKWLGVGQSSVYSSAEPLHKV